The following are from one region of the Myxococcota bacterium genome:
- a CDS encoding M23 family metallopeptidase, with protein MDTFSLIVVSDETSPVRRFELKKVWLKQAAVGTAVFLVAVLALSVDYVRMRIDNSELAALRIETEERRTQVGAFEDRLKAVDGRLAALTELERKVRIIANLPGSTASGGGEVRALEEGPGGQGGLEEAVPAGAGDNSGSRLPTIPADADVPERVSLLGNAAEYLGVIAEGQAASLEELVKGLEGKQDFLASSPSVWPAEGWLTSGYGYRTSPFTKKKQFHSGIDIAGAPGTPIIAPARGKVVFSGNKGPLGKSLTIDHGYGVRTIYGHNKELFVKRGDKVERGDKIASLGNSGRSTGPHLHYVVEVNGKTRNPLDYIFD; from the coding sequence ATGGACACTTTTTCGCTGATCGTAGTTTCGGACGAGACCTCGCCGGTCCGCCGTTTCGAGCTGAAGAAGGTCTGGCTCAAGCAGGCCGCGGTCGGCACGGCCGTCTTCCTGGTGGCCGTGCTCGCGCTGTCCGTGGACTACGTCCGGATGCGCATCGACAACTCCGAGCTCGCGGCACTGCGGATCGAGACGGAAGAGCGACGCACCCAGGTCGGTGCGTTCGAGGATCGCCTCAAGGCGGTGGACGGCCGGTTGGCCGCGCTCACCGAACTCGAGCGCAAGGTCCGGATCATCGCGAACCTGCCTGGCTCCACCGCGAGCGGTGGCGGTGAGGTGCGCGCGCTCGAAGAGGGACCCGGCGGTCAGGGAGGCCTCGAAGAGGCCGTTCCGGCTGGTGCGGGCGACAACTCGGGCTCACGACTCCCGACGATTCCCGCCGACGCCGATGTGCCCGAGCGCGTCAGTCTGCTCGGCAACGCCGCCGAGTACCTGGGCGTGATCGCCGAGGGGCAGGCCGCGAGCCTCGAGGAGCTGGTGAAAGGGCTCGAGGGCAAGCAGGACTTCCTGGCGTCCTCGCCGTCCGTCTGGCCGGCCGAGGGCTGGCTGACCTCGGGCTACGGCTACCGGACGTCGCCGTTCACGAAGAAGAAGCAGTTCCACTCGGGCATCGACATCGCCGGTGCGCCGGGCACGCCGATCATCGCGCCGGCGCGGGGCAAGGTCGTGTTCTCGGGCAACAAGGGCCCGCTGGGCAAGAGCCTGACGATCGACCACGGCTACGGCGTCCGCACGATCTACGGCCACAACAAAGAGCTGTTCGTGAAGCGCGGCGACAAGGTCGAGCGAGGCGACAAGATCGCATCGCTCGGCAACAGCGGCCGCAGCACCGGGCCGCACCTCCACTACGTGGTGGAGGTCAACGGCAAGACCCGCAATCCGCTCGATTACATCTTCGACTAG
- a CDS encoding NAD(+)/NADH kinase: MPYASVGICVKPDQPQVAKRVAELQGWLSARGIGVALDTEAARWMDEDGLDLETLASRVDLLIVLGGDGTILAAARAIGDRGVPLLGVNLGTLGFLAEISSEELFDALEQTLDGRLVVAPRMRFEVKVERGGEVLARYLALNDAVIGKSALSRMIDLETRADGAYVTTYHADGLIVATPTGSSAYSLSAGGPLLLPDGESIVLTPICPHTLTQRPLVLPNSCQVEIHVDDMRGGEVHLTVDGQVGLQLEERDRVSVVRSAYPVRLLVPPGRNRFAVMREKLRWGER; the protein is encoded by the coding sequence CCTACGCGTCGGTCGGAATCTGCGTCAAGCCGGACCAACCCCAGGTCGCTAAGCGCGTCGCGGAGCTCCAAGGCTGGCTGTCGGCGCGCGGGATTGGCGTCGCCCTCGATACCGAGGCCGCACGCTGGATGGACGAAGACGGGCTCGATCTCGAAACCCTCGCCTCGCGGGTCGACCTGCTGATCGTGCTCGGTGGCGACGGCACCATCCTCGCCGCCGCCCGCGCGATCGGAGATCGCGGCGTGCCGCTGCTGGGGGTGAACCTCGGGACGCTGGGCTTCCTCGCCGAGATCTCGAGCGAGGAGCTCTTCGACGCCCTGGAGCAGACCCTCGACGGACGCCTGGTGGTCGCGCCGCGCATGCGTTTCGAGGTCAAGGTCGAGCGGGGCGGCGAAGTGCTCGCGCGCTACCTCGCGCTCAACGACGCCGTCATCGGCAAGAGCGCGCTCTCGCGCATGATCGACCTCGAGACGCGGGCCGACGGCGCCTACGTCACTACCTATCACGCCGACGGTCTGATCGTGGCGACGCCCACCGGCTCGTCGGCCTACTCGCTTTCGGCCGGCGGTCCGCTGCTGTTGCCCGATGGCGAGTCGATCGTCCTCACGCCGATCTGTCCGCATACGCTCACCCAGCGTCCGTTGGTGCTGCCGAACAGCTGCCAGGTCGAGATTCACGTCGACGACATGCGGGGCGGCGAAGTGCATCTGACCGTCGACGGTCAGGTCGGGCTCCAACTCGAAGAGCGCGACCGGGTGTCGGTCGTGCGGTCGGCCTACCCCGTGCGTTTGCTCGTCCCGCCCGGGCGCAATCGCTTTGCCGTGATGCGCGAGAAGCTCCGTTGGGGGGAGCGTTGA
- the recN gene encoding DNA repair protein RecN produces the protein MIETLRIEELAIVEAAALEFAPGLNVLTGETGAGKSIVLGALALLAGGRGTSKSIREGADQAVVEAVFRTEALPDLEAELAERGFEGDAHELIARRVLARSGRSRAWLAGQLAPVAALSEIFTGRLEISSQHHSQSLLRTERHGQLLDAWAGLGGARQAISEQVARLREIADEVQRLREETREREQRRDFLSFQVKEIDEAKLDPSEVDGLLGLRGRLAHADRLGREAGGALARLIGDAQDPSVAGAADQLQEARRTLAELADLDPGLAPIVEGLAAAGAEVREWASDLERRLDGLEADPARLSQIEGRLHQIEQLQRKYGADVSAVLAHRDEAARELALAEGADERIDALEAEAATRRDQLTADAAKLSKKRATAAKKLVRAVEPLLRELAMPEAQFGVALEPAQPPEGLPCGPGGVEVPAFQISANRGEPLHPLRQVASGGELSRVFLALKQALREEGAGMVLVFDEVDAGIGGEAAERVGQQLGELAAHHQVLCITHLPQIAAYADRHFRVRKQAAGKRTGVRIDVVEGDDRVAEIARMAGGARPGKAAREYAAELLETRGDR, from the coding sequence TTGATCGAGACCCTCCGCATCGAGGAGCTGGCCATCGTCGAGGCGGCGGCCCTCGAGTTCGCGCCCGGGCTCAACGTGCTCACCGGCGAGACCGGAGCCGGCAAGTCGATCGTGCTCGGCGCGCTGGCGCTCCTGGCCGGAGGGCGGGGCACCTCGAAATCGATTCGCGAGGGGGCCGACCAGGCCGTCGTCGAGGCCGTGTTTCGCACCGAAGCACTCCCCGACCTCGAAGCCGAACTTGCCGAGCGCGGCTTCGAGGGCGACGCGCACGAGCTGATCGCGCGTCGCGTGCTCGCGCGCAGCGGGCGCAGCCGTGCATGGCTCGCCGGCCAGCTCGCACCGGTGGCCGCGCTCTCGGAGATCTTCACGGGGCGCCTCGAGATCTCGAGCCAGCACCACTCCCAGTCGCTGCTGCGCACCGAACGCCACGGACAGTTGCTCGACGCGTGGGCTGGACTCGGTGGTGCGCGTCAGGCGATCAGCGAGCAGGTTGCCCGTCTGCGCGAGATCGCGGACGAAGTGCAGCGCTTGCGCGAGGAGACCCGCGAGCGCGAACAGCGCCGCGACTTCCTCTCCTTCCAGGTCAAGGAGATCGACGAGGCGAAGCTCGACCCTTCCGAGGTCGACGGCCTGCTCGGGCTGCGCGGGCGCCTCGCCCACGCCGACCGGCTGGGCCGCGAGGCGGGCGGTGCCCTCGCGCGGTTGATCGGCGACGCCCAGGATCCGTCGGTCGCCGGCGCGGCCGATCAGCTGCAGGAGGCCCGCCGCACCCTCGCCGAGCTCGCCGACCTCGATCCGGGCCTGGCGCCGATCGTCGAGGGCCTGGCCGCCGCCGGCGCGGAAGTGCGGGAGTGGGCGAGCGATCTCGAGCGTCGCCTCGACGGACTCGAAGCCGATCCGGCGCGGCTCTCCCAGATCGAGGGGCGCCTCCACCAGATCGAGCAGCTGCAGCGGAAATACGGAGCCGACGTCTCGGCAGTTCTCGCCCACCGCGACGAAGCGGCGCGCGAGCTGGCATTGGCAGAGGGCGCCGACGAACGGATCGATGCGCTCGAGGCGGAAGCCGCAACCCGGCGCGACCAGCTCACCGCAGATGCCGCGAAGCTCTCGAAGAAGCGGGCGACGGCGGCGAAGAAGCTCGTGCGGGCGGTCGAGCCGCTGCTGCGCGAGCTGGCCATGCCCGAAGCCCAGTTCGGGGTGGCCCTCGAGCCGGCCCAGCCGCCCGAGGGACTGCCCTGCGGACCCGGGGGCGTCGAGGTGCCGGCCTTCCAGATCTCGGCAAACCGGGGCGAGCCCCTCCACCCGCTCCGCCAGGTCGCGAGCGGGGGTGAGCTCTCGCGGGTGTTCCTGGCCCTGAAGCAGGCTCTCCGTGAGGAGGGCGCCGGGATGGTGCTGGTCTTCGACGAGGTCGACGCGGGCATTGGCGGCGAGGCGGCCGAGCGGGTGGGGCAACAGCTCGGCGAGCTGGCCGCCCACCACCAGGTCCTCTGCATCACGCACCTGCCCCAGATCGCCGCCTACGCGGACCGGCACTTCCGGGTCCGCAAGCAGGCGGCAGGGAAGCGGACGGGCGTGCGCATCGACGTCGTCGAAGGCGACGATCGGGTCGCGGAAATCGCCCGGATGGCGGGCGGCGCCCGCCCCGGCAAGGCGGCCCGCGAGTACGCCGCCGAGCTCCTCGAGACCCGCGGGGACCGCTAG
- a CDS encoding FHA domain-containing protein codes for MSTTGVIHEKEPAGPVPPGGVVRVLRGFYEGLEMSVDRDWMVIGRGRGADIVIAEPTMSRAHAAIGFDGDRFFVQDLGSTNGTRVNGSREQKSTLKSGDEVQLGKLALEVSLPC; via the coding sequence ATGAGTACGACGGGCGTCATCCACGAGAAGGAACCGGCGGGTCCGGTGCCCCCGGGTGGCGTCGTCCGCGTACTGCGGGGCTTCTACGAGGGACTCGAGATGTCGGTGGATCGGGACTGGATGGTCATTGGACGGGGGCGCGGTGCGGACATCGTGATCGCCGAGCCGACCATGTCCCGCGCGCATGCGGCCATCGGCTTCGATGGCGACCGCTTCTTCGTGCAGGACCTGGGCAGTACGAACGGGACCCGCGTGAACGGAAGCCGCGAACAGAAATCGACGCTCAAGAGCGGTGACGAAGTGCAGCTCGGCAAGCTCGCTCTCGAAGTGAGTCTGCCGTGCTGA